A segment of the Ischnura elegans chromosome 13 unlocalized genomic scaffold, ioIscEleg1.1 SUPER_13_unloc_1, whole genome shotgun sequence genome:
ttcacAGAGGACAACGTACTTGGCGGAGAGGAGGAAGGTGGCATCCTTCAAAAAAATGGATTAAGGGCGGATTCAGTGAATACGTagtatttcacaataaaattgtTACTGCTTACCTTGATATATTGATAACATTTTAGGATAAATGATACTTTGGTTATTGCAATAACCAAAGTATAATTTATCCTAAGggtcatttcatttcaaatcaaccaggcaaTGACACCCATCGACTCGGATTTTCAGGAAACTTACCACTGTCATACATTTTGGTATGATCAGAagttgtgtgcaattttagcctccaattgtcatttgttaatgaaatatgagcaattgaaatttgggtttgacccctaaagtgccgcaacgtgcaacacatggtgatttttattttcatccataactccattcctgtgagatgaaaagtcatgattttttttctaatgctaagtggtccataatgatcccaatattatcattagatattcactgcatgaagtaattcagctgcaaaaaaataaagtttacaaaaaaatctcccttgcactatttttcattatcagcatgcacagggaaaggccatgcgagtacagactcctggtttagtttaaagtaattACTAATGTAttagcaaagatcctgatgaaaaaaattgtgagtctggcgttccttttattaaaataaaatacttgttcatgttcacaggaaaaaatggctctttttcaaggcacctagaaattacacaatttagaggagatataagctaatactcatgattaaacaatattggatcatgcattatctcactatagtgtatgctactagctcttagagtaggaaacacaaaggcaatcatgtcaatgtactccccaacctactgctaatttcgtgctttcAGGACTATTCCTATTAAGCTCTATCTTCCATGAGTAATGGGTAACTGAATAGTATAGTATAAAATGTAAAGCcagaagagagccatcagaatgttttccaatttcagtctacgtgaagttaattaatttctcattcatatggtgctgtcttagtgatatcctggttgaatttcagactaagtaactCATGTTAGTGTGACTGATAGCTAGGCTTACATTATAGCATCTATTTTCACATTGAGGTCTGTCATGCCATGTCAGAGATAGCATTGTATGGTGTTGGCAAAGAACACAGTTCTGAATGTCACAAAAAGAaaccaaactttttatttcaaggaaCTACCAGAAGAGGACAGAGAATCAATTGCCCTGCTctgcaatattcctatttcatcactGTTGACTTGTGtgataataatgaagaagcagttcatcattatgtcacgtttccactccatctcgcctgaaacctcagattatattgacttgtgtgctctcatcatcttcattgctacttaaaGAAATGCAAGTGTTACCAGCTTAAATGCTGTACCCCTTTGCCATAGATAAAGGTCCTGTGAGGACCACACCTCTAAAACAAATTCTAAGCCTATGTGAGCAGCGGGCatcctggtgaagcctggagaaaaattttgctgtaagtgtgacaagaggatttcctaaatttgtaaaatgaagttgTTTCCAATGGCAGTGAAGAAAGCAAGAGAGAACTTACATCTTGGAGGCTCtagactgctctcctttgaaattacattctttaTCTTCTCACAGTAGACACTCATACGGAAAAGGATAGATAACACAGGCTAAGCATTACCTTGTTTCTAAAAtgtctggtgcattgaaattagtgaatccatccctggaaaaTATAAGTAGTAATGATGATGAGAGTGAAAGTCAACTCATCAAGCGAAAGGAAGCCAACTTGGATGGCCTGCTGACTACAATAAAGACTGATTGCCAACAGTTAGTTGGCAGGGTAAAATTAAAATGCtgaccctggcccctttatcATGGTCCAGGAAAAGGATCATTAGTGGATTTCATGTTTTAGACTACACTGTGAGACAGTCAAAAAAGTCACTTGATGAGAAGGGAATTCCTGCTATGCCATCACCATGTGCTGGGAAACCACGTCTAAACTCCACGGAAGAgctgaagaaaaatttttaccaGCTTGACAAGAATCCTAGTCAGATTTATGGAGTCAAAGATAAAGTCAGTGTGAGTAAGAATGAGTAAGTATATGGAGAAGAGGTTGATTTTATATAACCTCAAGAAACTTTAAGTGCTCTTCAAAGAGCAATATCCAgaagaaaaaattgggttctccaaattttgttcacttcagccaAAATGGTGTGATGGCTGGTGCTTCTAGGACCCTttcagtttgtgtttgtgtcatacatcaaaatatgaaactgctaattagtgccttgcaattgaaggaaTCATAAGAAGTTAATTGCTATCATcaactgtgacaaaaacaattcagattgtatgctcagaaaatgtttttactgtccagatccttccaggctaaaggatatcatcatttctaaattttgtgaatatgacccTTCTGATACCGTGAAATATAGGCAGTGGGTTTCCACTGATAGAACAGAAATTCAGTTGTATATATCATCCATTGATGAATTCTTggacattctatgcctcaaaatgaataaaatgataccACATTATTACGTGACCTAAGAACAATCctcgttttttaaaataagataagaaacCCTCAGTCATGAAAAAGCAGTTATCGTAATggaatttagtgaaaatttttcatttttaattcaggatgaaGTTCAAAATAACAATGGACCAATCTATCATGCATCATACACCCTTGATTGATTTACCAGAAGAAAGATGGTGCACTCACTACCCcatctcattgtttcatatctgatgaccttaacTATAATGTGGCCTTGGTTATGGAAGTGCAATGTCAcctgataaaattttttaagagaatttcgcctatgatccaagaggttcagtacttcacagatggatgtgcagggcaatataaaaactgcaagtcttttataaatttgtgtCATTATTATAGtgactatggaatgaatgcaaccTGGTCTATTTTTCCACAAGCCATGGAGAGTCCTCTTGTGATGGTATAGGTGGTACCATTAAAGGAAtggcacagcaaataacaaacagcACCAGGATACATGAATTCTgtagagataatatgaaaaacttcaaaatccattatatttagtttagtgatgtggcttggtcacgtagtaaacttcttgaaagatccaccaaggcaaaaacaattccaggaACAAGAGATTTACATCACTTTTGTGCCTTTATCGGATAGAAAAGtcgctgcaaagttcactggcctggatgatgagtacagcattatatttgatttttgttctgaaacagtggatttcccaggtaatttggctgttggttcacATACAGTGTGTATTTATAGCAAGCAGTGGTACATTGGAGCAATGAAAGCTTTCAACCATGAAgatggtgatatttcagttaaaatcaTGGCACCTAAAGGGCCGTcaccttcattctcttggccagagagatatgATGTTTGCTGGTGCCACAAGGGCACTTATTGTGTGTACTTTATTCTCATGCAACCACAAGCTCTAggaggtcatactacttcttgagggaggaagtggacaacagaaaaaaaaatatttagactttgtgaaaaacaatgaaacatcttagaatgtggtcagccagttaaaaagagaaggctcactttcaaatcaattcgtaaggtcattaatttaattttactgtttttgccttaatttccaatgatatagaatgactaaatgaaacattgaaaataagcattaggaTGAAGTACCtcagaaatttctcaattcaaatgatttgatgacggttccctttgacatttgataatgtacattcctgtgatgtaaATACATCTGGGAATGAACTGTATTTGGTCTTTGGACACAGGTTACAAGATATGTAGAATGTAATAGTGTACaatggatcatgcagttttttttattaaaactccctctgctcTGCGTGTCTCTGTCATGCGTGTGATTTCATGTGTGTGACGAGGTGGCTTTTTCTAACGAAAGACTTGGCACATTTGCTACAGGAATATCGTTTCCCTCTGGTGTGCGTTTGCATGTGCCTGTAAATGGTGCTACTCTGAGTGAACATGGTCTCTGTCATGCGTGTGATTTCATGTGTGTGATGAGGCGGCTTTTTCTAACAAAAGACTTGGCACCTTTGCTACAGGAATATCGTTTCCCTATGATGTGCGTTTGCATGTGCCTGTAAATGGTGCTACTCTTGAGTGAACATGGTCTCTGTCATGCGTGTGATTTCATGTGTGTGATGAGGCGGCTTTTTCTAACAAAAGACTTGGCACCTTTGCTACAGGAATATCGTTTCCCTCTGATGTGCGTTTGCATGTGCCTGTAAATGGTGCTACTCTTGAGTGAACATGGTCTCTGTCATGCGTGTGATTTCATGTGTGTGATGAGGCGGCTTTTTCTAACAAAAGACTTGGCACCTTTGCTACAGGAATATCGTTTCCCTCTGATGTGCGTTTGCATGTGCCTGTAAATGGTGCTACTCTTGAGTGAACATGGTCTCTGTCATGCGTGTGATTTCATGTGTGTGACGAGGTGGCATTTTCTAACGAAAGACTTGGCACACTTGCTACAGGAATATCGTTTCCCTCTGGTGTGCGTTTGCATGTGCCTGTAAATGGTGCTACTCTTGAGTGAACATGGTCTCTGTCATGCGTGTGATTTCATGTGTGTGACGAGGTGGCTTTTTCTAATGAAAGACTTTGCACACTTGCTACAGGAATATTGTTTCCTTCTGGTGTACGTTTGCATGTGCCTGTAAATGGTGCTACTCTGAGTGAACATGGTCTCCATCATGCGTGTGATTGTATGTGTGTGAGGAGGTGGCTTTTTCTAATGAAAGACTTCTTCACACCATTAGAAGTCATGGAGGAGATGGTGTCACAAGTACTACTACTTTCTCTGATTGATACAAGGGTTTTGTGAGATTCATTATACCCCATCGATGATTCTGCACTCACATCACCATTGTCAGCACCAAAATGGATATCCAGGTGTTTAATGAGCTCAATTTTTGTGTCAAATGCATCTATGCAGTTGaaacaatgataataattatcattagGTCTATAACTACTCCCAGGACTTTCCATCAAACTACAAATTATCTCTTCTTTATCTTCCTTGACTGCCTCAGTACCAATTCTTCTGTTTTCACTTATTCTGACAAACCTAAGGGAATGTGGGATCTTTGGTGTATCACAACCACTTCTATTCCCAACAACAGTCACTTCAGCTCCATCTCTACTGATTTTAGATTCTGAACAGAATTGTCCATGGATAGGAAATGAGCAAGATGTCATCTTATCAGGATGAAGAGCGTCAAATTTTTCCAAGTCTTTATCCATAACATTCCCTTCTGACCCTGTATGAGATCCTTCGGTCTTGGATTCAATAACTGTCACCAACGCTGAGGAAGCTACACAGTTATCGCTTGGATCAACCCTTGGATGCCTTTCTGCCAGTGGATAGGATGTTGATGTTGTCTGCATAGGAACTCTGTCCGGAGCTGGGAGCCCTAAAAAGAGTTTCacattaaaactatcaaactcaCACATAAAACCTATGAAAAGTTCaccaaattttaaaaagccctaaCCGCCCTTACCTATCTTTAGCTAGAGATTTATGATGGGTAGTAAAATGGCCTTTTCAATTGATCCCTACACTAGCTGCTATACAAGCATAAATGAAGACATGCTTCATTATGTACTTCATATCTGGCTTATaatggaagaggaaaaatgaaatcaggCCCAATTTTAAGACTTGTTTACACAGAAGATAATCTcagttaaatgatttttcttttaaccaaCTACTTTGGGagagacaaatatttttcagacTACATTAATTCCCTAcaatttcaaagataaattttgtggaaacaaaggtatgcattcataaaaatcattgaatatttttattttccactttttgcaAGAACACAGTAGACCAATGCACTTTCATAACACAATACTCTGATTAATTCCATTGCCCGAGGCCTATTAATATGGGTTGGATTTTTAACAGTTTAGGGCTGATGCTGACAATTTATgacaatattatatttatatatcagGAGTAGCCACAGTGAAAACTTTACAGAGTCACACACAACAAACATTCTATACGCAATtcgtcagagaaaaaaattggcatcATAATCTGAtctcccgatttccagtcgaaTGACTTTTTCCTCTGGCAAAAATTTCTggtttgcacaatttgtgcattgcaggtatCTACATTTCCCCGTGGCTACCTACATTAGGCAATAGCAAACATGTTTTATTGTTCAATGTTAGAGCTTTGATCTCCGCCTGTGAAGCAGTGCACATGAATGGGAATGTTAGTCACATAATATTATCAGCAGTCCACATCATCATTTTCGGTATGGTGCACACATTTCCGCAAAAATGCCTTGGTTGCTTAACTGGCAAAAGCACTTTACCAGAATGCGAGAGATATGGGATCGAATCCCA
Coding sequences within it:
- the LOC124172444 gene encoding uncharacterized protein LOC124172444 isoform X1; the encoded protein is MSITAGIDWDSSDSNSEGNMCRLCMKKNHNFYSIFSSNIAYKITVKDALHDLVGLQVSVGDGLPAIVCPLCVKKLTELSDFKKICFESDAELREISSRITPRVKTASPENVLDAEGTRAILTDHNGKLAGAKKEPFLKNSKPSFAEDGELIESCTMTHKSKMDSGGLPAPDRVPMQTTSTSYPLAERHPRVDPSDNCVASSALVTVIESKTEGSHTGSEGNVMDKDLEKFDALHPDKMTSCSFPIHGQFCSESKISRDGAEVTVVGNRSGCDTPKIPHSLRFVRISENRRIGTEAVKEDKEEIICSLMESPGSSYRPNDNYYHCFNCIDAFDTKIELIKHLDIHFGADNGDVSAESSMGYNESHKTLVSIRESSSTCDTISSMTSNGVKKSFIRKSHLLTHIQSHA
- the LOC124172444 gene encoding uncharacterized protein LOC124172444 isoform X2, which codes for MSITAGIDWDSSDSNSEGNMCRLCMKKNHNFYSIFSSNIAYKITVKDALHDLVGLQVSVGDGLPAIVCPLCVKKLTELSDFKKICFESDAELREISSRITPRPSFAEDGELIESCTMTHKSKMDSGGLPAPDRVPMQTTSTSYPLAERHPRVDPSDNCVASSALVTVIESKTEGSHTGSEGNVMDKDLEKFDALHPDKMTSCSFPIHGQFCSESKISRDGAEVTVVGNRSGCDTPKIPHSLRFVRISENRRIGTEAVKEDKEEIICSLMESPGSSYRPNDNYYHCFNCIDAFDTKIELIKHLDIHFGADNGDVSAESSMGYNESHKTLVSIRESSSTCDTISSMTSNGVKKSFIRKSHLLTHIQSHA
- the LOC124172444 gene encoding uncharacterized protein LOC124172444 isoform X3, whose translation is MSITAGIDWDSSDSNSEGNMCRLCMKKNHNFYSIFSSNIAYKITVKDALHDLVGLQVKTASPENVLDAEGTRAILTDHNGKLAGAKKEPFLKNSKPSFAEDGELIESCTMTHKSKMDSGGLPAPDRVPMQTTSTSYPLAERHPRVDPSDNCVASSALVTVIESKTEGSHTGSEGNVMDKDLEKFDALHPDKMTSCSFPIHGQFCSESKISRDGAEVTVVGNRSGCDTPKIPHSLRFVRISENRRIGTEAVKEDKEEIICSLMESPGSSYRPNDNYYHCFNCIDAFDTKIELIKHLDIHFGADNGDVSAESSMGYNESHKTLVSIRESSSTCDTISSMTSNGVKKSFIRKSHLLTHIQSHA